A genomic window from Nicotiana sylvestris chromosome 11, ASM39365v2, whole genome shotgun sequence includes:
- the LOC138880975 gene encoding uncharacterized protein → MVREKVLLTVSPMKGVMRFGKKEKLSPRYIGLFEVFERIGEVAYKLALTPSLSSVHPMFHVFMLQKYVGDPSHVLDFSTVQLDGDLTYDVEPLTILDRQVRKLWSKDIASVKVQLRGQPVKEATWTTEREMQSRYPHLFETPGIILDLFED, encoded by the coding sequence ATGGTGAGGGAGAAGGTACTACTCacagtttcacctatgaagggtgttatgaggtttgggaagaaggagaagttgagccctcggtacaTTGGCCTGTTTGAGGTGTTTGAGAGGATTGGGGAAGTGGCTTATAAGCTTGCATTGACACCTAGTCTGTCAAGTGTTCATCCAatgtttcatgtttttatgctccagaagtatgtcggcgatccgtctcatgttttggactttagcacggttcagttggatggtgatttgacttatgatgtggagccactGACCATTTTAGATCGGCAAGTTCGAAAGTTgtggtcaaaggatatagcttcagtgaaggtgcagttgaGAGGTCAGCCAGTCAAGGAGGCTACTTGGacgaccgagcgggagatgcagagcagatatccacacctatttgagactccaggtatcATTCTAGACCTGTTTGAGGACtaa